In Candidatus Contubernalis alkalaceticus, the following proteins share a genomic window:
- a CDS encoding peptidoglycan D,D-transpeptidase FtsI family protein, which yields MGRLYRQKRIALLLLMFLISCMLLILKLFSIQIWQAQNLTTEAISQRMASYQLDDGRGNILDREGVPLTGHTREILIAFPFLIQDTSEVKEALGGIFNSSELIEIENIIKSTSDKKAVCAAPGKGIQLTREQARKIKELNIPGIVLAQEKERYGKEPLAVHLIGQLRSEVGVSGIEGIFENELKARSPEMISVFLDGRDRILQGLGYRYIPSEKNLAPLDVKLTLDYSIQKLVEEKMDKYINRGAVVVMDPRNGDILAMASRPQPDSNIDGSYLNHNLENYHPASVFKLVVAAAALEKGYYQINDKFTCGGQIEAGAHTFNCFHGPHGEVSMSQALAHSCNSAFIEMGLEIGGDSIIEYAVKMGLGERTGLYPSPHENWESNYGSMPSYEELLSPAGIANAVLGHYQVKATPLQVAQLLAIIANDGKLVSPRVVMELTTSKGVTVQRFNWDKGRTVLLPSTVKQIKLMMAGVTRFGTGQAAAVEGYATAGKTGTVQAGGSWFAGFTPVEFPTAVIVVFIDESKGHGYNAAYVYGKIMGEILGRG from the coding sequence ATGGGCAGATTATATCGTCAAAAGAGAATTGCCCTTCTTTTATTGATGTTTCTGATAAGCTGTATGCTTTTAATTCTAAAACTTTTCAGCATACAAATATGGCAAGCCCAAAATCTCACCACAGAAGCCATAAGCCAGAGAATGGCGTCGTATCAATTGGATGACGGTAGGGGGAATATTTTGGATAGAGAAGGAGTTCCCCTGACGGGCCATACCCGGGAGATACTGATTGCCTTTCCCTTTTTAATTCAAGATACAAGTGAGGTCAAAGAGGCATTGGGCGGTATATTTAATAGTAGTGAATTAATTGAAATAGAAAATATTATTAAATCTACTTCGGATAAAAAGGCAGTTTGTGCTGCCCCCGGCAAAGGCATTCAATTAACCAGGGAGCAGGCAAGGAAAATTAAAGAATTAAATATTCCCGGGATTGTTTTAGCTCAGGAGAAGGAACGCTATGGTAAAGAGCCTCTGGCTGTTCATTTGATAGGCCAGCTGAGAAGTGAAGTAGGGGTAAGCGGAATAGAAGGAATTTTTGAAAATGAGCTGAAGGCCAGGAGCCCTGAAATGATAAGTGTGTTTTTGGATGGAAGGGACAGAATCTTACAGGGATTGGGTTACAGGTATATCCCTTCAGAAAAGAATCTAGCTCCCTTAGATGTGAAGCTGACCTTAGATTATTCAATCCAAAAATTAGTGGAAGAGAAAATGGACAAATATATCAATCGGGGAGCAGTTGTGGTAATGGACCCGAGGAATGGAGATATATTGGCCATGGCCAGCCGTCCTCAGCCGGACAGTAACATAGATGGAAGTTATTTGAATCATAACCTAGAGAATTATCATCCTGCTTCCGTTTTCAAATTAGTTGTTGCCGCGGCCGCCCTGGAAAAGGGATATTATCAAATTAATGATAAGTTTACCTGCGGCGGGCAGATTGAAGCCGGCGCCCATACTTTTAACTGTTTTCACGGACCCCATGGTGAGGTTAGCATGAGCCAAGCTTTGGCTCATTCCTGCAATTCAGCTTTTATAGAAATGGGTTTGGAGATAGGGGGAGACAGCATTATTGAATATGCCGTTAAAATGGGATTGGGGGAAAGGACGGGGTTGTATCCCTCACCCCATGAAAATTGGGAAAGCAATTATGGAAGTATGCCATCTTATGAAGAATTATTAAGTCCCGCAGGAATTGCTAATGCGGTATTAGGCCATTATCAAGTTAAAGCTACGCCCCTGCAGGTTGCGCAGTTATTAGCCATTATTGCCAATGACGGAAAATTAGTATCTCCCCGGGTAGTTATGGAGTTGACTACCTCCAAAGGGGTAACAGTGCAGAGATTTAATTGGGACAAGGGAAGGACTGTTTTACTTCCCTCTACGGTTAAACAAATAAAACTAATGATGGCTGGGGTGACCCGATTCGGAACCGGTCAGGCGGCTGCAGTAGAAGGATACGCTACTGCAGGCAAGACCGGGACGGTCCAGGCCGGGGGATCTTGGTTTGCCGGGTTTACACCGGTAGAGTTCCCCACGGCAGTAATAGTGGTTTTTATTGATGAGAGCAAGGGTCATGGTTACAATGCCGCCTATGTATACGGCAAAATTATGGGAGAAATATTAGGTAGGGGATAG
- a CDS encoding PP2C family protein-serine/threonine phosphatase gives MELLVTLIKNMSVIIVLAYVLTRSRIFISILDGNLDLKNKLYLIVIFGLFSIYGTLSGTEILGGIANIRDLGPMIAGLMGGPVIGLGSGLIGAAHRYSLGGLTALPCAISTIIAGLAGGVIFLLRRGQLPGVALASIFAALMEIFHMGLVLLLVRPYNAALDLVKQISLPMLLANSLGMGIFIFIVLNLIKERATEADKRLMEGELRVAREIQLSIVPKIFPAFPNRSEFDIHAILEPAKEVGGDLYDYFLLNDNTLCFLIGDVSGKGVPASLFMAVTKTLLKTRAHEEQTPAQILNIVNKELCIDNDSGMFVTVFLGFLHIPSGRVTCSNAGHNLPYILKKDGTLEKLPKIEGIALGVFEDFPFNSYDFTLQKGDTLLLYTDGINEAMNSANEQFGDNRMEAVIKKNIETSVKKMTMELNNEVRAYAGKAEQSDDITIMALKYVNPECLATESADEPEKPENMKTN, from the coding sequence TTGGAACTTCTTGTAACCTTAATCAAGAATATGTCGGTCATTATTGTTCTAGCTTATGTATTAACCCGGAGCCGTATTTTTATCTCCATATTAGATGGAAACCTGGACCTAAAAAATAAGTTGTATCTGATAGTTATATTCGGTTTGTTTTCAATTTACGGCACTCTCAGTGGAACAGAAATATTAGGCGGTATCGCTAATATAAGAGACCTGGGTCCGATGATAGCTGGTCTCATGGGAGGCCCTGTTATCGGTTTGGGGTCCGGATTAATAGGGGCAGCTCACCGCTATTCTCTGGGCGGGCTTACCGCCCTGCCCTGTGCCATCTCCACCATTATTGCCGGTTTAGCCGGTGGAGTCATATTCTTACTTCGTCGGGGTCAACTGCCCGGGGTGGCCTTAGCCTCGATTTTTGCAGCTTTGATGGAGATTTTTCACATGGGCTTGGTGCTGCTGTTAGTCCGTCCTTACAATGCAGCCCTGGACCTGGTGAAACAGATATCTCTCCCCATGCTTCTTGCCAATTCACTGGGTATGGGCATATTCATTTTTATTGTTTTAAACCTGATTAAAGAGCGGGCAACAGAAGCCGATAAAAGATTAATGGAAGGAGAACTGCGGGTTGCCCGGGAAATTCAACTGAGCATCGTACCAAAGATTTTTCCGGCTTTCCCCAACCGTTCAGAGTTTGATATCCACGCGATACTTGAACCCGCCAAAGAAGTGGGAGGGGATTTATATGATTATTTCCTATTAAACGATAATACCCTTTGTTTTCTAATAGGGGATGTTTCCGGTAAAGGGGTTCCGGCATCTTTGTTTATGGCGGTAACTAAAACCTTGTTAAAAACAAGGGCACACGAAGAACAGACACCCGCACAAATATTGAACATCGTCAATAAAGAGTTATGTATAGATAATGACTCAGGTATGTTTGTAACAGTGTTTCTGGGATTTTTACATATTCCCTCAGGCCGCGTAACATGCAGTAATGCAGGACATAATCTACCCTATATCCTTAAAAAAGACGGCACCTTAGAAAAACTGCCGAAAATAGAAGGCATTGCACTGGGGGTATTTGAAGATTTCCCCTTTAATTCTTATGATTTTACCCTACAAAAGGGAGATACCCTCCTTTTGTATACCGACGGGATAAATGAAGCCATGAACTCAGCAAATGAACAGTTCGGAGATAATAGAATGGAGGCGGTTATTAAAAAGAATATTGAAACTTCTGTTAAAAAAATGACCATGGAATTAAATAATGAAGTCCGGGCTTATGCCGGCAAGGCTGAACAGTCCGATGATATTACCATTATGGCTCTTAAATATGTGAATCCAGAGTGTTTGGCCACTGAATCTGCCGATGAACCCGAGAAACCTGAGAACATGAAAACTAACTAA
- a CDS encoding cyclic lactone autoinducer peptide has protein sequence MKSEKTKTMLQVVCRLLLLTAPLILSGTACLGFWGEPEIPESLK, from the coding sequence ATGAAAAGCGAAAAAACAAAAACTATGCTGCAGGTAGTGTGTAGGTTATTGTTATTGACTGCCCCCCTAATCCTATCGGGCACGGCATGCCTTGGATTCTGGGGAGAGCCGGAGATTCCTGAGTCACTCAAGTAA
- a CDS encoding ATP-binding protein — translation MSLKEEMHVQLRNHLSELERLANLLEKFGEVNHLPLKAIMDINLALDEIFTNIVSYGFEDDNEHFINIHISKVGKELTIKIEDSGVPFNPLEVPDPELNLPLEERTIGGLGIHFVKNMVQKIKYERLQDKNVLVLKKILDS, via the coding sequence TTGTCTTTAAAAGAAGAAATGCATGTTCAACTTAGGAACCATCTTTCCGAACTTGAAAGACTGGCAAATTTACTGGAAAAATTTGGAGAGGTTAATCACCTTCCATTAAAAGCAATAATGGATATTAACTTAGCCCTGGACGAAATATTTACTAATATTGTATCTTATGGATTTGAAGATGATAATGAACACTTTATAAACATCCACATATCTAAGGTTGGAAAGGAACTTACTATAAAGATAGAAGATTCTGGTGTTCCTTTTAATCCTCTGGAGGTTCCTGACCCGGAGCTGAATCTGCCTCTTGAAGAAAGAACTATAGGAGGTCTTGGAATTCATTTTGTGAAAAATATGGTTCAAAAAATTAAATATGAAAGACTCCAGGACAAAAATGTACTGGTATTGAAAAAAATATTGGATTCTTGA
- the mltG gene encoding endolytic transglycosylase MltG: protein MSRAYAGWHKLLIVFCLGLLIFFVSSDMLMQQVLPVSGAESNLVLVEIPQGASSGNIAETLKQAGVVRNNLAFRVYAKFKGYDGRLKAGEYEFYTAMNMDEILEKLYQGDVIQSYTRITLPEGFRVEQVAARLEAQGVVEEEVFLELLLEKQFDYWFLKDITQSTYPVEGYLFPDTYYLEDDDAEEEIIHRMLRQFEGVFNDTYQQRAEELGMTVHEVVTLASIIEREARLKEERPIISGVFHNRLQRNMLLQSCATVQYALGEIKPKLSTRDTEIDSPYNTYLHTGLPPGPIASPGRDAIHAALYPEETDNLYFVLRGDNSGGHYFSRTLQEHLENQRKAVRERDS from the coding sequence TTGTCAAGAGCATATGCCGGCTGGCACAAGTTATTAATTGTATTCTGCCTGGGTCTCCTTATTTTTTTTGTGTCCTCTGATATGTTGATGCAGCAGGTTCTTCCGGTATCAGGGGCAGAAAGTAATTTGGTTTTAGTTGAAATTCCACAGGGAGCCTCATCAGGGAATATCGCCGAGACCTTAAAGCAAGCAGGGGTGGTTCGCAATAACCTGGCCTTTAGGGTTTATGCTAAGTTCAAGGGTTATGACGGCAGGCTTAAGGCCGGGGAGTATGAGTTTTATACCGCAATGAATATGGACGAAATTTTAGAGAAACTTTATCAGGGAGATGTGATTCAGAGTTATACCCGTATAACTCTTCCGGAAGGTTTTCGGGTAGAACAAGTTGCAGCCCGGTTAGAAGCTCAGGGAGTGGTGGAAGAGGAAGTTTTTTTGGAACTTCTATTGGAAAAACAATTTGATTATTGGTTTTTAAAGGATATTACACAGTCCACTTATCCTGTTGAGGGTTATCTTTTCCCCGATACCTATTACCTGGAAGATGATGACGCAGAAGAGGAAATTATTCATCGGATGCTGCGGCAGTTTGAAGGGGTTTTTAACGATACTTATCAACAGCGGGCAGAGGAATTGGGGATGACCGTTCATGAAGTGGTAACTTTGGCTTCCATCATTGAAAGAGAGGCCAGATTAAAGGAGGAAAGACCTATAATTTCCGGTGTTTTTCACAATCGGCTTCAAAGGAATATGCTTTTGCAGTCTTGTGCCACCGTTCAATATGCTCTGGGGGAGATAAAACCTAAACTTTCAACCAGAGACACGGAGATTGATTCGCCTTATAATACATATTTACATACCGGCCTTCCTCCCGGGCCTATCGCCAGTCCTGGCAGGGATGCTATTCATGCAGCTCTTTATCCGGAGGAAACCGATAATCTTTATTTTGTTTTAAGGGGAGATAATTCCGGTGGTCATTATTTCAGCAGAACTTTACAGGAGCATTTGGAAAACCAGCGTAAGGCCGTAAGGGAAAGAGACTCATGA
- a CDS encoding peptidase U32 family protein, with protein MTLPELLAPAGDLEKLKIALHYGADAVYIGGKEFSLRSFAGNFSSEEMKEGIEFAHQKGKKVYVALNILPHNEHLPKINKYLKEMSPLGPDGFIISDPSVLEICRQVVPEIPLHLSTQASVTNWQTIKFWEKQGFSRAVLAREVSLREIKDIRSRVSLGIECFVHGAMCISYSGRCLLSKYMVHRDANLGECAHPCRWRYHLVEEKRPGEFHPVFEDEYGTYIMNSRDLCMIEHIPALINAGVDCFKIEGRMKSVHYVATVTKVYRKALEAYKLNPNDYKPGEKLLAELEKVSHRPYTTGFYLDNPKVQDQIYEESSYLQGYDFIGMVKEYDPGKGMALVEQRNHFAVGETVEVLSPHGDPFLKKIEGIYSLEGEPMNRAPHPQQLLYLPCAEKLKPYDILRRARY; from the coding sequence ATGACACTGCCCGAACTACTGGCACCCGCCGGGGATTTGGAAAAATTAAAAATTGCTTTGCATTACGGGGCTGACGCTGTATATATTGGAGGGAAAGAGTTCAGCCTACGGTCGTTTGCAGGGAATTTCTCTTCCGAAGAGATGAAAGAGGGAATTGAATTTGCTCACCAAAAAGGGAAAAAGGTTTACGTTGCCTTAAATATACTTCCTCATAATGAACACCTTCCCAAAATAAATAAATACTTAAAAGAAATGAGCCCGCTGGGGCCCGACGGGTTCATTATTTCTGATCCGTCGGTGCTGGAAATTTGCAGACAGGTGGTTCCAGAAATTCCCCTTCATTTGAGTACTCAGGCTTCGGTTACCAACTGGCAGACCATAAAATTTTGGGAAAAGCAGGGTTTTTCCAGGGCAGTATTAGCCAGGGAAGTATCCTTAAGGGAGATTAAAGATATTCGTTCCCGGGTATCGCTGGGGATTGAATGTTTTGTGCATGGGGCCATGTGTATCAGTTATTCTGGTCGATGTCTGCTGAGTAAATATATGGTTCACAGGGATGCTAACCTGGGGGAGTGCGCTCACCCCTGCCGATGGCGTTATCACCTGGTGGAGGAAAAGCGTCCTGGTGAATTTCATCCGGTCTTTGAGGATGAATATGGGACCTATATTATGAATTCCAGGGACCTGTGTATGATTGAGCACATCCCTGCCCTGATAAATGCAGGGGTGGACTGCTTTAAAATTGAAGGAAGGATGAAAAGTGTACATTACGTCGCTACCGTAACTAAGGTTTATCGAAAAGCTCTGGAGGCGTACAAGTTAAATCCTAACGATTATAAACCGGGTGAAAAATTGCTGGCGGAACTGGAAAAAGTAAGCCATCGCCCTTATACTACCGGTTTTTATTTGGATAATCCAAAGGTTCAGGACCAGATATATGAAGAAAGCTCTTACCTTCAAGGATATGATTTTATCGGCATGGTAAAAGAATATGACCCGGGAAAAGGAATGGCCCTGGTAGAACAGAGAAACCACTTTGCTGTGGGAGAAACTGTAGAAGTACTAAGCCCTCACGGAGATCCTTTTTTAAAGAAAATTGAAGGGATTTATTCCCTGGAGGGCGAACCAATGAACAGAGCACCACACCCTCAGCAGCTTCTGTATTTGCCCTGTGCCGAAAAGCTAAAACCCTATGATATTTTAAGAAGGGCTAGATATTAA
- the ruvX gene encoding Holliday junction resolvase RuvX, with product MRIMALDLGEKTIGVALGDPTGLIARGLEVIRRRTMEEDLKRLLALVIEYEVEKIVMGLPLNMNNTEGPGAQKARAFGEKLTSRTSIPVVFWDERLTTVAAEKLLLEADLSRAKRKKVIDKMAAVFILQNFLDKERM from the coding sequence ATGAGGATAATGGCACTGGATCTGGGGGAAAAGACCATTGGGGTAGCCCTTGGCGATCCAACAGGTTTAATAGCCCGGGGATTAGAGGTTATAAGACGCCGAACAATGGAGGAGGATTTAAAACGCCTGCTGGCCCTGGTGATTGAATATGAAGTGGAGAAGATTGTGATGGGACTCCCCTTGAATATGAATAATACTGAGGGTCCTGGAGCTCAGAAGGCCAGGGCATTTGGTGAAAAGCTTACCTCCCGGACAAGTATTCCCGTAGTATTTTGGGATGAACGGCTTACCACGGTGGCGGCAGAGAAGCTTTTACTGGAGGCAGACCTGAGTCGAGCCAAAAGAAAAAAAGTTATTGATAAGATGGCTGCGGTTTTTATCCTGCAAAATTTTCTGGATAAAGAAAGAATGTAA
- a CDS encoding accessory gene regulator B family protein gives MKRLTGKITSSIFKELDFNSVEQDKINYAMEVVLTDLSKAAILLIFFAFFGLVIDFLFVLAYSVPLRFNVGGFHMNKYYSCLLFTLMYCSLTIMLQRMVLTDNGLLFSVAAVCCFLIYFISPVIPAKKLNAVLVRKLKMRGVTLSLLYLLIFPLSNSSYVRYGLWVIILQALLILIAKGVKENEKRKNKNYAAGSV, from the coding sequence ATGAAGAGATTAACAGGAAAGATAACATCAAGTATATTTAAAGAATTGGACTTTAATTCTGTTGAGCAGGATAAAATTAATTATGCAATGGAGGTGGTCTTAACAGACTTAAGCAAAGCAGCTATATTACTGATTTTCTTTGCTTTTTTCGGGTTAGTTATTGATTTTTTATTTGTTTTAGCATACTCAGTTCCACTTCGATTTAATGTAGGCGGCTTTCACATGAACAAGTACTACAGCTGTTTGCTATTTACTTTAATGTACTGCAGTCTAACGATAATGCTTCAGAGGATGGTTTTAACTGATAATGGGTTGTTGTTTAGTGTGGCTGCTGTTTGCTGTTTTTTAATTTATTTCATATCTCCTGTTATACCGGCTAAAAAATTAAATGCTGTTCTGGTGAGAAAGTTAAAAATGAGAGGAGTAACTTTATCTTTATTATACCTGCTAATTTTTCCGCTATCAAACAGCTCCTATGTGCGATATGGTTTATGGGTTATTATCTTACAGGCTTTATTAATATTAATTGCCAAAGGAGTGAAAGAAAATGAAAAGCGAAAAAACAAAAACTATGCTGCAGGTAGTGTGTAG
- a CDS encoding DUF1292 domain-containing protein: protein MEERNEVLTLVDEEGKEHLFSIVDLIVVEEKEYAILLPFEKVEEPDGGAADEAVIFRVLQDEQGQVLMVVEDDQEWENVATAWEERGSDEEEDMDVEEMDIED from the coding sequence ATGGAAGAAAGAAACGAAGTCCTTACTTTAGTAGACGAAGAGGGTAAAGAACATTTGTTTTCCATAGTTGACCTGATTGTGGTGGAAGAAAAGGAATATGCTATTCTTTTACCTTTTGAGAAAGTTGAAGAACCCGATGGAGGAGCTGCAGATGAGGCCGTTATTTTTAGAGTGCTTCAGGATGAACAGGGTCAGGTTCTAATGGTGGTTGAAGATGATCAGGAATGGGAAAATGTGGCCACTGCCTGGGAAGAACGGGGCAGTGATGAAGAGGAAGACATGGATGTGGAAGAAATGGATATTGAAGATTAA
- a CDS encoding aldo/keto reductase has translation MNYCDLGKTGITVSRLCFGTLTIGPLQARLSIEKGASLLVDAFENGINFFDTAEIYKNYDYLCSAFKNMNPKPVVATKSYAYTKENMEKSLSKALREMGLEAVDIFLLHEQESENTIKGHFEALEYLLRAKEKGYVRAVGISCHTTAAVEAALKYPEIEIIHPLVNFRGIGIRDGTVEQMLSLLKKAAEKNIGIYAMKPLGGGHLIKQAEKAFNFVLSHSFIHSVAVGMQSGEELLFNQAVFSDTLVPEDLRNQLMAKPRRIVVESWCKGCGECISHCPQGALTIKDNKAQVRKSDCIFCGYCGVYCEDICIKIY, from the coding sequence GTGAATTATTGTGACCTGGGTAAAACAGGAATAACCGTATCGAGGCTCTGTTTTGGAACTCTAACCATCGGCCCTCTTCAGGCCCGATTGAGTATAGAGAAAGGGGCCTCTCTTCTTGTTGATGCCTTTGAAAACGGCATTAACTTTTTTGATACGGCGGAAATATATAAAAACTATGATTATCTCTGTTCTGCTTTTAAAAACATGAATCCAAAACCGGTGGTGGCTACTAAGTCCTATGCTTATACAAAAGAAAACATGGAAAAAAGTCTATCAAAAGCGTTAAGGGAAATGGGTCTTGAGGCAGTAGACATTTTCCTTCTGCATGAGCAGGAGTCGGAGAATACCATAAAGGGTCATTTTGAAGCTCTGGAGTATTTGCTCAGAGCCAAAGAAAAGGGTTATGTCAGGGCTGTGGGAATTTCCTGTCATACTACTGCCGCTGTAGAGGCTGCTCTGAAATATCCGGAAATTGAAATTATCCATCCATTGGTCAATTTCAGGGGAATCGGTATCAGGGACGGTACTGTAGAACAAATGCTGAGTTTACTAAAAAAAGCTGCAGAGAAAAATATCGGGATATATGCCATGAAACCCCTAGGTGGGGGGCATCTAATTAAGCAGGCGGAAAAGGCCTTTAATTTTGTACTCTCCCACAGTTTTATTCATTCTGTAGCGGTGGGAATGCAATCTGGTGAGGAACTCCTGTTCAATCAGGCGGTTTTTTCAGATACTTTAGTGCCTGAGGATTTAAGAAACCAATTAATGGCTAAACCAAGGCGGATTGTGGTGGAATCATGGTGCAAGGGATGTGGAGAATGCATCAGTCATTGTCCTCAGGGGGCTTTGACTATAAAGGACAATAAAGCTCAGGTAAGAAAAAGTGACTGTATTTTCTGTGGTTACTGCGGAGTATATTGTGAGGATATCTGTATAAAAATTTATTAA
- a CDS encoding LytR/AlgR family response regulator transcription factor translates to MIVEDEDTTRAHLISRAKKINPEIDIISTGSAEEALTIAKKKQISAFFIDIKLIDYNGIELAKQLRQIRRYYFTPIVFITAMVTKELEAFKNVHCYDFIIKPFGQKKLEEVFKKILIDYCSHDFKVDKPKLSLTFKDHTQLIDEAEIIYIEYLERKIVIYTLYQNIKYIHIPLKTFKKNLSNQFMQVHQSIIVNKNYIESISLKNQQIKLKAANKHIPIGRSYLKRLGEYLNEHI, encoded by the coding sequence ATGATTGTAGAAGATGAAGACACTACAAGAGCCCATTTAATATCCAGGGCAAAAAAGATTAACCCAGAAATAGATATAATCAGTACCGGCTCTGCAGAAGAAGCATTAACTATTGCCAAAAAAAAACAAATATCAGCTTTTTTCATTGATATCAAGCTCATTGATTATAACGGAATTGAATTAGCGAAACAGTTAAGACAAATCAGAAGATATTATTTCACCCCCATAGTATTTATCACCGCTATGGTAACCAAAGAATTGGAAGCTTTTAAAAATGTTCACTGTTATGATTTTATTATCAAGCCCTTTGGACAGAAAAAACTGGAGGAAGTTTTTAAAAAAATTTTAATTGACTATTGTTCTCACGATTTTAAAGTAGACAAGCCAAAATTATCATTAACTTTTAAGGATCATACCCAACTCATAGATGAAGCTGAAATAATATATATAGAATATTTAGAAAGAAAAATCGTAATTTATACCCTATACCAAAACATTAAATATATCCATATTCCATTAAAAACCTTTAAAAAAAACCTGTCCAATCAATTTATGCAGGTACATCAATCAATTATTGTTAATAAAAACTATATTGAGTCTATTTCATTGAAAAACCAGCAAATTAAATTAAAAGCAGCAAACAAGCATATACCCATTGGCCGAAGTTATTTAAAAAGGTTAGGTGAATATTTAAATGAGCATATTTGA
- a CDS encoding STAS domain-containing protein: MKIHESKNGALIILTLEGRLDASTSVILEKKFMEILNKGETCFIFDFNQLDYISSAGLRILLMAAKKTKAVGGKIVLSCLKEHVIEVFDIAGFTAIFPICSNQDDAVKSFNQ; the protein is encoded by the coding sequence ATGAAAATTCATGAAAGTAAAAATGGAGCTTTAATTATTCTGACATTAGAGGGAAGGTTGGATGCAAGCACTTCAGTAATTTTAGAGAAAAAGTTCATGGAGATACTAAACAAAGGGGAAACCTGCTTTATTTTTGATTTTAACCAGTTGGACTATATCTCAAGTGCCGGGCTAAGGATCCTCCTCATGGCTGCTAAGAAAACAAAGGCTGTGGGGGGTAAAATAGTACTATCATGCCTTAAAGAGCACGTCATTGAAGTCTTTGATATTGCTGGTTTTACTGCTATCTTCCCTATTTGTTCCAACCAAGATGATGCAGTTAAGTCCTTTAATCAATAA
- a CDS encoding sensor histidine kinase — MSIFESFILSFFDILMLLLIILSFQLPEQNNSIKNSLAFIFLGTVITGSLGYLVSSEPLLITLNILMTFLLIRLLTKLPLKNILLIYIFSLIIIYSLQLSSIVFLSLLIENFTFHFVYGLISQIVTTLAVIAVVVFTPIKSIYLFITDGNIIFQAIIINIFTIYYVVIMMWHTNLSGFLETTLGFLILVSVTLIINWLILKNGLQNQSREEQMKIYETYLPVIDQLIEEIRIKQHDYHNHIQVMKLLQIEKNKAYRDYMDDLLKENIWSKLITLNNKILVAFLYSKYNLAIKKGIEIKFKIKNCFIKTSYKDYELVEMYGILIDNALEAAEKETIKEIVIIIDSNNEMNIFQSRNKHPFVSSEEIKNMFERHYTSKDNASKHGIGLSKIQKLLKKRNGTITVYYDTMKMELIFTIQHQ, encoded by the coding sequence ATGAGCATATTTGAATCTTTCATTTTGTCTTTTTTTGATATTTTAATGCTATTACTTATTATTTTATCTTTTCAATTACCGGAACAAAACAACTCTATCAAAAATTCTTTGGCATTTATTTTCCTGGGTACTGTGATTACCGGTTCTTTAGGATACCTTGTTTCGTCAGAACCGTTATTAATAACCTTAAACATTTTAATGACCTTTTTACTTATCAGGCTGTTAACCAAATTGCCGCTGAAAAACATACTTTTAATATACATCTTTTCCCTAATAATTATTTATAGCCTTCAACTTTCATCTATTGTTTTTCTAAGCTTGTTGATAGAAAATTTTACCTTTCATTTTGTATATGGTTTAATATCTCAAATAGTTACAACATTAGCAGTTATAGCTGTAGTTGTCTTTACGCCAATTAAAAGTATTTACCTGTTTATAACTGATGGTAATATTATCTTTCAGGCCATAATCATCAACATCTTTACTATTTATTATGTGGTTATAATGATGTGGCATACAAATTTAAGCGGCTTTTTAGAAACAACACTGGGCTTTTTAATTCTTGTTTCGGTCACACTAATTATTAACTGGCTTATTCTAAAAAACGGTCTGCAGAATCAATCCAGAGAAGAACAGATGAAAATTTATGAAACTTACTTGCCGGTTATCGACCAGCTTATTGAGGAAATTAGAATTAAACAACATGATTACCACAATCACATACAAGTGATGAAATTGCTCCAAATAGAAAAGAATAAAGCTTATCGAGATTATATGGACGACCTTTTGAAAGAAAATATTTGGTCTAAATTAATAACACTAAACAATAAAATTCTTGTAGCTTTTTTATACAGCAAGTATAACCTGGCTATAAAAAAAGGAATAGAAATAAAATTCAAAATAAAAAACTGTTTTATTAAAACAAGCTATAAAGATTATGAACTGGTTGAAATGTACGGTATATTGATAGATAATGCTTTGGAAGCGGCTGAAAAGGAAACAATCAAAGAGATAGTAATAATCATTGATTCCAACAACGAAATGAATATATTTCAATCCCGCAACAAGCACCCTTTTGTTTCATCAGAGGAGATTAAGAATATGTTTGAGCGCCACTACACATCGAAAGATAATGCTTCTAAGCATGGTATTGGACTTTCTAAAATTCAGAAATTATTAAAAAAAAGAAATGGTACCATAACCGTCTATTATGATACCATGAAGATGGAACTAATATTTACTATTCAACACCAATAG